The sequence CTCGTGAGTGGTGGGGGCGCGACCGCGTGGTCGCGCCCCCACGACAGGTCAGGAGCGGGAGCAGGTCGCCCCGTTGAGCGAGAAGCTGGTCGGGGACGAGTAGCCCCCGCTCAGCGTTCCCTGGTAGCCGAAGCTGGCCGTGCCGCCGGGTGCGACCGACCCGTTGTGGCCGACGTTCCGGGCGGTCACCGTCGACCCGCTCTGGCTCACAGTGGCGTTCCAGGCGTTGGTGACCTGCTGCCCGCCGGGCAGGCCGTAGGTCAGCGTCCAACCGTTGATCGCGCTGGAGCCGGTGTTGGTGATCTGCACGTCGGCCGTGAAGCCGTTGTTCCACGAGTTCGCCGTGTACTTCACCGCGCAGCTCGCGCCACCGCCCGGCGGCGGCGTGGTCGGCGGCGGCGTGGTCGGGTTACCGCCACCGTTGACGTTGGCCGAGAACGAGGTCACCGCGAGGCCGACGCCACCCTGCCAGGGCTCGAAGCCGGCCTGGATGCTGGTCAGGTACCAGGAGTTGGTGATCGCGCCTCGGTTGCGGGTGTCGTTGATGAAGTCCAGCACGCTGAAGTTCAGGCTGGAGACCGCCGACGACGCGACGTAGGAGATGACGTTGTTGGAGCCGTTGCTGCCCCGCCAGACCTCCCAGGTGCGGCCGGCCAGGTTCGTGGTGCCGACGACCGAGCCGATGGGCTGGATCGGGCCCTGCCGGTTGAGCCAGATCATGATCTCCATCTGGTTCACCCCGTCCCGCTTGGGCGACGGGTCCAGCCAGATGTCGTACGACGCGTTGTAGGTGGCGCCGCTGACGTAACGGTAGGAGATGCTGCTGGTGGCGCTGCTGATCTGGCTCACCTGCATCGGCAGGTTCGTGCCGGGGGAGCAGTTGGTGTAGTGACAACCGAAGAACACCGAGGGGTACGCCGTGGGCGCCCCGTTGGTGGGGCTGCTGCCGTTCAGGGTGGTGATCTCGAAGCCGTTGCTGGTGGCGTTGATGCACTGCTGGGCGGTGGTGCCCCAGCGGTTGTTCTGCACCACGTAGCGGCCCTGGATGGTGGTCGAGCCGTACTGTTCGCAGATCAGGGTGTCGGCGGAGGCGCTGCCGCCGAGGGCCACTGCCACCAGCGAACTGGCGACCAGCAACCCGGCGGCGGCCAGGGCCCGAAGTTGACGTTTCATGACGCTCCTTGACTCGGCGCGTGCCGGGCGCCGGATGTGGTGGGGTACTGCGGGAGCGCTCCCACGCTCAACGACACATTTACATGTCTGAAACTGCTACGCAACCGTCCGCGTCGAACTGGTGAATTGTGAGGATTGCCATGCCCCCGCCGGACGGATGGCGACGGACGGCCAGCCAAGCGGTGCGGGCCGCCGACGAGCGGCGGGGTGCGGACCGATCGGGCCTGGTGTGCGCCGATCGCTCCGAGTAGCGTGTTGCCTCCAACGCGTGCCGCTCCCCCTCCGGAGGCGTACACCACCATGGGTGGCTCCCCCCTGCGCATCCTCGTCGTCGGCGCGGGCATCGCCGGCCTGGCCGTAGCCCGGGCGCTGCGCCTGGCGGGCTTCCGGCCCGACGTCACCGACAAGCTGCCACCGGGGGAGTCCACCGAGACCGGCCTCTACCTCCCCGGCAACGCCGCCCGCGCACTGCACCGCCTCGACCTGCACGACCCGGTCCGGCCGACCGGGCAGGTGATCCACCGGCAGCGGTTCTTCGACGCCGCAGGCGCGCAACTCTGCGAGGTCGACCTCGACGCCCTCTGGGCCGGCGTCGGCGAGTGCCGCGCACTGCCCCGGGCCGACCTGCACCGGGTGCTGCTCAGCGGTGCCGGCGGCGCCGTCCGACACGGCGCCGAGGTCCGCACCCTTGACCTCCTCCCGGGCGCGGTCGGCGTCACCTTCACCGACGGCACCACCGCCGAGTACGACCTGGTCATCGGCGCCGACGGGCCGCGCTCGTCGGTTCGTGCGCTGGCGGCGCTCGGTGGGCCGCCCCGCCCGGTCGGGCAGGTGGTCTACCGGGCCGTCCTGCGCGACGGTCCACCGGTCACCGAGTGGACCGCACTGCTCGGCCAGCGGTCCGGGTTCCTGATGGTGCCGATCGGTGCCGGTCGACTGCACCTCTACGCCGACGAGGCCGGCACCGAGGAACCCGCCGACCCCCTCGCGCGGCTGCGGGAGCTCTTCGCCGACTACCGCGGCCCGGTCCCCGAGGTGCTGGCGGCGCTCGACGAAGTCCACGTCGGGATCACCGACGAGGTGGAGCTGGGCCGCTGGTACCGGGGACGCGTCCTGCTGGTCGGCGACGCCGCCCACGCCACCGCGCCGACGCTGTCGCAGGGTGCGGCCATGGCGTTGGAGGACGCCGTGGTGCTGGCCGAGTCGCTACGGGCCGCCAACAGCGTGGAGGCGGCGCTCATGGCGTACGAGAGTCGTCGCCGTCCGCGTACCCGATGGGTGCGGGACCGGACCCGGGACCGCAACCGGACCAGGGACGTGCCGCCGGCGCTGCGCGACCCGCTGCTGCGCGGACGCGGCGACCGTATCTTCGGAGAGCACTACCGCCTCCTGCTCGGCCCGCTGTAGGCCCGTAGTAGATCGTGTCACGCCACCCCACGCGGCGCTGCGACCTGCCGGGGACTATCCTCCTTGCGGATGACGGCCCGCCGATAACCAGCGTGTGCCGAGCGGGACAACCGAGAACCGGAGGCCACTCGTGACCACCGTCGCACCCAAGCCGGTCGTGACCCGGCCCTGGCCGGTCCGGGAGCCGGTCAAGGGGTCGGCCATCGCGCGGCTGCTGCGAACCACGGACGCGAAGCAAATCGGGATCATGTACATGGTCACCGCGTTCGTGTTCTTCATGATCGGCGGCCTGATGGCCCTGGTCATGCGGGCTGAGCTGGCCCGACCCGGGCTGCAGTTCCTGTCGCCCGAGCAGTACAACCAGCTGTTCACCATGCACGGCACGATCATGTTGCTGTTCTTCGCGACGCCGATCGTGTTCGCGTTCGCGAACTACATCGTGCCGATCCAGATCGGCGCGCCCGACGTCTCCTTCCCCCGACTGAACAGCTTCGCCTACTGGCTGTACCTGTTCGGCGGCACGATGGCGACGGCCGGGTTCCTCACCCCGGGTGGCGCCGCCGACTTCGGCTGGTTCGCTTACGCGCCGCTGAGCAGCGTCGAGCACTCGCCCGGCGTCGGCGCCAACATGTGGATCATGGGTCTGGCCATCTCCGGTCTGGGCACCATCCTCGGCGCCGTGAACATGATCACCACGGTGCTGACCCTGCGCGCGCCCGGCATGACCATGTTCCGGATGCCGATCTTCACGTGGAACATCCTGGTCACCAGCCTCCTGGTGATCCTGGTCTTCCCGCTGCTGGCCGCCGCGCTGTTCGCGCTCGCCGCGGACCGCATCCTCGGTGCGCACGTGTACGACCCGGCAACCGGTGGGCCAATGCTCTGGCAGCACCTGTTCTGGTTCTTCGGGCACCCCGAGGTCTACATCGTGGCGCTGCCGTTCTTCGGCATCATCAGCGAGGTCATCCCGGTCTTCTCCCGCAAGCCGATCTTCGGCTACAAGGGTCTGGTCGCCGCGACCGTCGCGATCGCCGCGCTCTCCATGAGCGTCTGGGCGCACCACATGTTCGCCACCGGTCAGGTGCTGCTGCCGTTCTTCAGCTTCCTGAGCTACCTGATCGCCGTGCCGACCGGTATGAAGTTCTTCAACTGGATCGGCACCATGTGGCGGGGCCAGATCAGCTTCGAGACGCCCATGCTCTGGGCGGTCGGCTTCCTGGTCACCTTCCTCTTCGGTGGTCTCACCGGTGTGCTGCTGGCCAGCCCGCCGATCGACTTCCACGTGTCGGACTCGTACTTCGTGGTGGCGCACTTCCACTACGTGCTCTTCGGCACCATCGTGTTCGCGGTCTTCGCGGGCATCTACTTCTGGTTCCCGAAGATGTTCGGCCGGATGCTCGACGAGCGCCTGGGCAAGGTGCACTTCTGGCTCACCATGATCGGCTTCCACACCACGTTCCTGGTGCAGCACTGGCTCGGTAACGAGGGCATGCCCCGTCGGTACGCCGACTACCTGCCCAGCGACGGCTTCACCACGCTGAACACGATCTCCACGATCGGCGCGTTCATCACCGGTATCTCCACGCTGCCGTTCATCTACAACTGCTGGAAGTCGTACAAGACCGGCCCGGTGGTCGAGGTGAACGACCCCTGGGGTCACGGCAACTCGCTGGAGTGGGCGACCAGCAGCCCGCCGCCGCTGCGCAACTTCGACCGGATGCCCCGGATCCGCTCCGAGCGGCCGGCGTTCGACGCGAAGTTCCCGGAGTTGGCCGCCGGTGGTCAGAGCCTGGCCGGCCCGCCGGAGGGTGGCGCCAAGCCGCTCACCAGCGAGTCGGACGGCGGCGCCAGCTACCGCGAGGACACCGCGAGCGACGTCGACAGGCACTGACGCTCAAGCTCAGCAGTACGACGGGCGCCGCCCCCGGGACACCGGGAGCGGCGCCCGTCGCCATGTCGAGCCACTGCCACTCCCGCGCCTCGCCTCGTTTCGGCCTGGCTCGGCGTCTGCTCGGCTCCAGGCAAGGCATGTCCCTAGTGAGCGTGATGTCTGTGAGTCATCACGATGACTCACAGACATCACGCTCATCAACATGTATGCCTACCGGCGGAGCGCCCCGACCGGACGCAGCGTCGCCGTCGCGGTCAGACAGCGCCGTGCGGCGACCGGTAAGGGACGCGGACCACCAGTTCCGGTGTGGGTGCAGCCGTCAGCGGGCGGCGGGGGTGAGGTCGGCCTCGACGGGCGGCGGGGTGGCCGCGTCGGCGTTGCGGCGACGGCGCAGTTCGATCGGGAGCACCACCAGGGTGACCAGAGCGCCGAGCGCGCCGGTCACCACGAAGCCCCAGAGCGGTGCGCTGGCGTCGATCACCGCGCCGGCGAGTGGCGCGCCGATCGCGATGCCCACGGTCACGGCGGAGCCGTGCAGGCCCATCGCCTCACCGCGTACCTCGGCCGGAACCAGGCGGCTGACCGCGTCCGAGCCGGCCGCGATGGTCGGCGCGCAGAGCGCGCCGGCGGGGATCAGCGCCAGGCACAGCAGCCACCAGTGCGCACCGCCCAGCCCTACCGGGATGGTGCACACGGCCAGCGCGGCGGTCAGTGCCAGCGGGGAGAACGAGCGGTGCACGGCCCCGTAGGCGAAACCGCCGGCCAGCGAGGCGACCGCCCAGATGGCCAGGACCGCGCCGGTCCAGCCGACCTCGCCGCTGGCCCGCAGGACGGCGACCACCGCGACGTCGGTGCCACCGAGCACCAGGGTCGCCGCGGCGCTGAGCGCCAGGACGGCGAGCAGCCGGGGTGACAGCCACTCCCGGCGCGGCACCCGGCGTTGTGGGCCGGTGGGCTCGGTGGCCTCCCGGATCGGTGGGTTGACCACCCACAGGGCGATCCCGGCGGCGACGATACCGCCACCGACCAGATACATGGTGGTCTGCGCCGAGATCGCGGTGACCAGGGCCACCGCCAACGCCGGGCCGATCATGAAGGACAGCTCCACCGACATCGAGTCCAGTGCGTAGGCCGGGCGGCGTTGGTCATCGGGGACCAGCGCGGCGATCGACTGACGGACCACGGAGAAGATGGGCAGGGCCAGGGAGCCGGCCACGAAGGCGGCCGGCAGGAGCACGGGGTACGTCAGTGAGGGCGCGGTGGACCAGAAGATCGCCTCGGCGATCCCGGTGAGTACCAGGACCGGGCGCAGCCCTCGCCGATCCACGAGTCGACCGAGCAGCGGCCCGCCGATCGCCGCGCCCACTGTGACAGCCGCACCCACCAGGCCGGCCGCCCCGTAGCCCCGATCGAGGTCGAGCACCACATGGAAGGTCAGCGTCACCCCGGTCGCGGTGAGCGGGATGCGGGCGAGGACGGCGACCACCAGCAGCGACCGCAGGCCGGGCAGGGCGAGCGCCCGCCGGTAAGGCTTCATGTTCACGTGGGTCCGTACCTCCGGCGACATCCTCGACCGGCGGCGGCCCCTTGGCCAACCAATTAACGCCTCATGCGGCCCTGATCACAGGCTGGCCTTGCATGACCACCCCGGCGCCTTCCATCGCCCGGAGGGCCACGTCGGTGGTCGCCGGGGCGACGGCGGCGGTCAACTCGAGCAGCACTGTGGTGGCGAAGCCCTCCCGGGCGGCGTCCAGCGCGGTCGCCCGGACGCAATGGTCAGTGGCGATGCCGACCAGGTCGACCCTGTCCACGTCGTGTCGGCGCAGCCAGTCGGCCAGGCACTCGCCGTCGCCCGCATGCCCCTCGAAACCGGAGTACGCCGCCGCGTGCTCGCCCTTGTGGAAGATCGCCTCGACCCGGTCCGTGTCGAGTTCCGGGTGGAACTCCGAACCGCTGGTGCCGACCACGCAGTGCCGGGGCCAGGACTCCACGAAGTCCGGCGGATCGCCGAAGTGGGCACCCGGGTCGACGTGGTAGTCCTTGGTGGCGACCACGTGCGCCCACCGGTCCGGCTCGGCGGCGAGCAACCGGGAGATCCCGGCGGCCACCCCTGCGCC comes from Micromonospora vinacea and encodes:
- a CDS encoding GH12 family glycosyl hydrolase domain-containing protein, translating into MKRQLRALAAAGLLVASSLVAVALGGSASADTLICEQYGSTTIQGRYVVQNNRWGTTAQQCINATSNGFEITTLNGSSPTNGAPTAYPSVFFGCHYTNCSPGTNLPMQVSQISSATSSISYRYVSGATYNASYDIWLDPSPKRDGVNQMEIMIWLNRQGPIQPIGSVVGTTNLAGRTWEVWRGSNGSNNVISYVASSAVSSLNFSVLDFINDTRNRGAITNSWYLTSIQAGFEPWQGGVGLAVTSFSANVNGGGNPTTPPPTTPPPGGGASCAVKYTANSWNNGFTADVQITNTGSSAINGWTLTYGLPGGQQVTNAWNATVSQSGSTVTARNVGHNGSVAPGGTASFGYQGTLSGGYSSPTSFSLNGATCSRS
- a CDS encoding FAD-dependent monooxygenase; the encoded protein is MGGSPLRILVVGAGIAGLAVARALRLAGFRPDVTDKLPPGESTETGLYLPGNAARALHRLDLHDPVRPTGQVIHRQRFFDAAGAQLCEVDLDALWAGVGECRALPRADLHRVLLSGAGGAVRHGAEVRTLDLLPGAVGVTFTDGTTAEYDLVIGADGPRSSVRALAALGGPPRPVGQVVYRAVLRDGPPVTEWTALLGQRSGFLMVPIGAGRLHLYADEAGTEEPADPLARLRELFADYRGPVPEVLAALDEVHVGITDEVELGRWYRGRVLLVGDAAHATAPTLSQGAAMALEDAVVLAESLRAANSVEAALMAYESRRRPRTRWVRDRTRDRNRTRDVPPALRDPLLRGRGDRIFGEHYRLLLGPL
- the ctaD gene encoding aa3-type cytochrome oxidase subunit I, whose translation is MTTVAPKPVVTRPWPVREPVKGSAIARLLRTTDAKQIGIMYMVTAFVFFMIGGLMALVMRAELARPGLQFLSPEQYNQLFTMHGTIMLLFFATPIVFAFANYIVPIQIGAPDVSFPRLNSFAYWLYLFGGTMATAGFLTPGGAADFGWFAYAPLSSVEHSPGVGANMWIMGLAISGLGTILGAVNMITTVLTLRAPGMTMFRMPIFTWNILVTSLLVILVFPLLAAALFALAADRILGAHVYDPATGGPMLWQHLFWFFGHPEVYIVALPFFGIISEVIPVFSRKPIFGYKGLVAATVAIAALSMSVWAHHMFATGQVLLPFFSFLSYLIAVPTGMKFFNWIGTMWRGQISFETPMLWAVGFLVTFLFGGLTGVLLASPPIDFHVSDSYFVVAHFHYVLFGTIVFAVFAGIYFWFPKMFGRMLDERLGKVHFWLTMIGFHTTFLVQHWLGNEGMPRRYADYLPSDGFTTLNTISTIGAFITGISTLPFIYNCWKSYKTGPVVEVNDPWGHGNSLEWATSSPPPLRNFDRMPRIRSERPAFDAKFPELAAGGQSLAGPPEGGAKPLTSESDGGASYREDTASDVDRH
- a CDS encoding MFS transporter, encoding MSPEVRTHVNMKPYRRALALPGLRSLLVVAVLARIPLTATGVTLTFHVVLDLDRGYGAAGLVGAAVTVGAAIGGPLLGRLVDRRGLRPVLVLTGIAEAIFWSTAPSLTYPVLLPAAFVAGSLALPIFSVVRQSIAALVPDDQRRPAYALDSMSVELSFMIGPALAVALVTAISAQTTMYLVGGGIVAAGIALWVVNPPIREATEPTGPQRRVPRREWLSPRLLAVLALSAAATLVLGGTDVAVVAVLRASGEVGWTGAVLAIWAVASLAGGFAYGAVHRSFSPLALTAALAVCTIPVGLGGAHWWLLCLALIPAGALCAPTIAAGSDAVSRLVPAEVRGEAMGLHGSAVTVGIAIGAPLAGAVIDASAPLWGFVVTGALGALVTLVVLPIELRRRRNADAATPPPVEADLTPAAR
- a CDS encoding isochorismatase family protein, with protein sequence MANALIIVDVQNDFCEGGSLAVAGGAGVAAGISRLLAAEPDRWAHVVATKDYHVDPGAHFGDPPDFVESWPRHCVVGTSGSEFHPELDTDRVEAIFHKGEHAAAYSGFEGHAGDGECLADWLRRHDVDRVDLVGIATDHCVRATALDAAREGFATTVLLELTAAVAPATTDVALRAMEGAGVVMQGQPVIRAA